From Streptomyces sp. NBC_00690, a single genomic window includes:
- a CDS encoding ABC transporter ATP-binding protein, giving the protein MTAPDTPPASSTPGIAPAAHPTDPSRPVRQSQDPPGAGALIRHGSFSAGRGWRLGVASAGFAGHQIAEAMVPVLIGVVIDQAIREGDPGALLNWLTALAALFLVLILCWRTGSQLATRVYSFGEHELRLMAAGRVLHPRGMATKRAPGEVLTVATSDASNVSGLAWVLAEQGGALAGLVTATIALLLISWQLAAVVLVVSAVQLLLLHLLSGPLEQRVYAEQSGAARAGALATDFTGGLRVLKGFGAERTAADRYRDASQESVRAALRRVRSLADLSALNSALSGIFLTGIALAAGSMALNGTITVGNLVTAVGLAQVVAGPMETLGFLGAAIASKRGSARRLAELLAIPHRVPDPHPPTMTRPAAHACDHNAPRGALLTLRHDDHVITARRGEVIGIHARGETAVAVADLISCRRAPEPGQYTLDGRDAALLPPDEVRRTVFAPPHDAVVFTGSIADNLATERVDPALLTAAGLDDVLTQLPDGTASAVGEQGRFLSGGQRQRLLLARALHQPQPVLVLHEPTTSVDSVTEDRIGRALRGFGDRAIILITTSPALLDACDRTHELPDPAPPNPEPEPGTLPDAVAAR; this is encoded by the coding sequence GTGACCGCTCCCGACACCCCTCCCGCTTCCTCGACACCGGGAATCGCCCCGGCCGCGCACCCCACCGACCCGTCCCGGCCCGTACGGCAATCCCAAGACCCGCCCGGCGCCGGCGCACTGATCCGGCACGGGTCGTTCAGCGCCGGAAGAGGTTGGCGCCTCGGGGTGGCGAGCGCCGGATTCGCGGGACACCAGATCGCGGAGGCAATGGTTCCGGTGCTCATCGGGGTGGTCATCGACCAGGCCATCCGCGAAGGCGACCCGGGCGCACTGCTGAACTGGCTGACCGCATTGGCAGCCCTGTTCCTCGTCCTGATCCTCTGCTGGCGAACCGGAAGCCAGCTCGCCACCCGGGTGTACTCCTTCGGGGAACACGAGTTGCGTCTCATGGCGGCCGGCCGGGTGCTGCACCCGAGAGGCATGGCGACGAAACGCGCCCCGGGGGAGGTGCTGACGGTCGCGACCTCCGACGCATCCAATGTGTCCGGACTCGCCTGGGTACTCGCAGAACAGGGCGGAGCACTCGCCGGGCTGGTCACGGCGACGATCGCACTGCTCCTGATCTCCTGGCAACTTGCCGCAGTCGTCCTGGTGGTCTCCGCCGTCCAACTGTTGCTGCTCCACCTGCTGAGCGGGCCGCTGGAGCAACGCGTCTACGCCGAACAGAGCGGCGCCGCACGGGCCGGGGCGCTCGCGACCGACTTCACCGGCGGACTGCGCGTACTCAAGGGGTTCGGTGCCGAACGGACCGCCGCCGACCGCTACCGGGACGCCAGCCAGGAGTCCGTCCGAGCGGCACTGCGCCGAGTCCGCTCCCTGGCGGACCTGTCCGCCCTGAACTCCGCACTGTCCGGGATCTTTCTCACGGGCATCGCGCTGGCCGCGGGCTCCATGGCGCTGAACGGCACCATCACCGTCGGCAACCTCGTCACCGCCGTGGGGCTCGCCCAGGTCGTCGCCGGCCCGATGGAGACACTCGGATTCCTGGGCGCCGCCATCGCCTCCAAACGCGGCTCCGCCCGCAGACTCGCCGAACTCCTTGCGATCCCCCACCGGGTCCCCGACCCGCACCCACCGACCATGACCCGCCCTGCCGCCCATGCCTGCGACCACAACGCTCCCCGCGGGGCACTCCTCACCCTGCGCCACGACGACCATGTCATCACGGCACGGCGGGGCGAAGTCATCGGCATCCACGCCCGCGGCGAGACCGCCGTGGCAGTGGCCGACCTGATCTCCTGCCGTAGGGCACCGGAACCCGGCCAGTACACACTGGACGGGCGGGACGCCGCACTACTCCCGCCCGACGAGGTTCGTCGTACCGTCTTCGCCCCACCGCACGACGCCGTTGTGTTCACGGGCAGCATCGCCGACAACCTCGCCACCGAGAGGGTGGACCCGGCCCTGCTCACCGCAGCCGGACTGGACGACGTCCTCACCCAACTGCCGGACGGGACCGCATCCGCGGTGGGTGAACAGGGCCGATTCCTCTCCGGAGGACAACGACAGCGACTGCTGCTCGCACGAGCCCTGCACCAACCCCAGCCCGTACTCGTCCTGCACGAGCCGACCACCTCCGTCGACAGTGTCACGGAAGACCGCATCGGCCGCGCCCTGCGCGGATTCGGCGACCGGGCGATCATCCTCATCACCACCAGCCCCGCCCTCCTCGACGCCTGCGACCGGACCCACGAGCTCCCCGATCCGGCGCCGCCGAATCCCGAACCGGAGCCCGGTACGCTCCCGGACGCGGTGGCCGCACGATGA
- a CDS encoding ABC transporter ATP-binding protein, translated as MTTTPMDHHDPTELRTTGSVLLPVASARETTGSTLRLLAPHRARLAGTVVVLLATAAFALVAPALLGVMVNTVVAKRPWTELLLPAGGVFATTLLSAGLGRWGRLLLARTAQHTLAALREDVFATAVAQPAAVLEKAGTGDLVSRVAGDAEAVNTVIGRVLPAFVSALFTIALTLIGIGVIDWRFAVAVLAAAPLQLFALRRFLAGSGPVYRALRRAEAARGQEIIETLNGAETVSALRGQSRHLARIADSSERAIGHELHAVRLRANFYGLLNIAELIGLAAVLAVGFRLVTDSTVSLGAATAAALYFHQLFGPVGVLLSNVDELQDAGAGLARLIGVAALPQPATAKPTVDPGPQGPGRVVLDQVSYAYGPGRPTLDRVSLTVEPGETVAIVGASGAGKTTLAKLIAGVLVPDSGEITIDGERAGPSATDGGTRIVLVSQEVHVFDGTVMEDLRLFAPGVTRDQIRQTAERLDASWIDELPDGLDTSVGAGGHELTAAQSQHLALLRLALVAPSVAVLDEATAEAGSTDAGLLDRAASAALAGRTGLVIAHRLSQAAHADRIVVMERGRAVECGTHAELVRAGGQYARLWEAWAKGR; from the coding sequence ATGACCACCACACCCATGGATCACCACGACCCCACGGAACTCCGTACGACAGGGTCGGTGCTGCTCCCCGTAGCCTCCGCCCGGGAGACCACCGGCAGCACCCTTCGACTCCTCGCACCCCATCGCGCCCGGCTCGCCGGAACCGTCGTGGTACTGCTCGCCACCGCCGCGTTCGCCCTGGTGGCACCCGCTCTCCTCGGAGTGATGGTCAACACCGTGGTGGCGAAGCGGCCCTGGACGGAACTGCTGCTCCCGGCCGGTGGTGTGTTTGCGACGACACTGCTGAGCGCCGGCCTCGGCCGATGGGGCCGACTCCTCCTCGCCCGTACCGCACAACACACCCTCGCCGCACTGCGCGAGGACGTCTTCGCCACCGCGGTCGCCCAGCCCGCCGCCGTACTGGAGAAGGCAGGGACGGGCGACCTCGTCTCCCGCGTCGCAGGTGATGCGGAAGCCGTCAACACTGTCATCGGCCGGGTGCTGCCCGCCTTCGTCTCCGCGCTGTTCACCATCGCCCTGACCTTGATCGGTATCGGTGTCATCGACTGGCGCTTCGCCGTCGCCGTCCTTGCCGCAGCACCCCTCCAACTCTTCGCGCTACGGCGCTTCCTGGCCGGATCGGGTCCGGTCTACCGGGCCCTGCGCCGGGCCGAGGCGGCACGTGGGCAGGAGATCATCGAGACCCTCAACGGTGCCGAGACCGTGAGCGCACTCCGCGGCCAGAGCCGGCACCTCGCCAGGATCGCCGACTCGTCCGAGCGTGCCATCGGTCATGAACTGCACGCCGTGAGGCTGCGCGCCAACTTCTATGGGCTGCTGAACATCGCCGAGTTGATTGGACTCGCCGCCGTGCTGGCGGTCGGCTTCCGGCTGGTCACCGACTCCACGGTGAGCCTGGGCGCGGCCACCGCCGCGGCCCTCTACTTCCACCAACTGTTCGGCCCGGTCGGTGTGCTGCTGTCCAACGTCGACGAACTCCAGGACGCAGGAGCGGGGCTGGCGCGTCTCATCGGTGTCGCCGCACTGCCGCAGCCAGCCACGGCGAAACCCACGGTTGACCCCGGACCGCAGGGGCCGGGCCGGGTCGTCCTCGACCAGGTCTCCTACGCATACGGTCCGGGTCGGCCGACGCTCGACCGGGTCTCGTTGACCGTCGAGCCCGGTGAGACGGTGGCGATCGTCGGCGCGAGCGGTGCCGGCAAGACGACCCTCGCCAAACTCATCGCCGGTGTGCTGGTCCCCGACAGTGGCGAGATCACCATCGACGGCGAACGGGCCGGGCCATCGGCCACGGACGGTGGCACCCGGATCGTTCTGGTCAGCCAGGAGGTCCATGTGTTCGACGGGACCGTCATGGAGGATCTGCGCCTCTTTGCCCCCGGTGTCACACGCGATCAGATCCGACAGACGGCCGAACGGCTCGATGCCTCCTGGATCGACGAACTCCCCGATGGTCTCGACACCTCGGTCGGTGCGGGCGGTCATGAGTTGACCGCCGCCCAGTCACAACACCTGGCGCTGCTTCGGCTCGCCCTGGTCGCTCCCTCCGTCGCCGTCCTCGATGAAGCAACCGCCGAGGCGGGGAGCACGGACGCCGGTCTGCTCGACCGGGCCGCTTCTGCCGCGTTGGCCGGACGCACCGGCCTGGTGATAGCGCATCGCCTCAGCCAGGCCGCGCACGCCGACCGGATCGTCGTCATGGAACGCGGCCGGGCCGTCGAGTGTGGCACCCACGCGGAACTGGTACGGGCCGGGGGCCAGTACGCACGGCTCTGGGAGGCATGGGCAAAGGGCCGCTGA
- a CDS encoding SpoIIE family protein phosphatase, which produces MVTTDSGGTVTEWDERAHLLLGYHASEAVGRSAAEMFGKHVSHEADLALRTRTRWMGTAPVRHRDGHPRSIWLLARRLDGDRGVEWLLSASPAPDPLAEEDRTLAEWGFNQSPHHIGLFDTDSRVMRVNTALERGAALPEDRLRGLLPSEIVVSPQSPLVDQAMREVIETGEQRQVDTYARVPGETRERAWAVSIAPLTNPEGVVCGASLTASDRTEHYWARRRLQLVNEAGSRIGSTLDITRTAQELVDVAMPRFTDYAAVDLLSFIHQGGEPPSGPPTGPVRMRRTAMGSVSSELPDGTLHPGDPTDYPMASPVAEALARGRPAMYEITESALTHWAVHDPERATRIRLYGAHSIMVVPMRARGVTLGVALFARKESPTPFQSDDMLLAEEITARAAVCIDNARRYERERQTAVTLQRSLLPQALPEQAALEIASRYLPAGGQAGVGGDWFDIIPLSGARVGLVVGDVVGHGIQAAATMGRLRGAVRTLADIDLPPDELLTHLDDVVIRLGAEDFAAEAETTGDIGATCLYAVYDPVVGRCSIASAGHPLPAVVRPDGTAHTLDAPIGPPLGLGALPFETAEFDLPEGSLLALYTDGLIEARSHDVDAGRATLLRVLDCPEDSTPSLDDLCDDAFAALLPDRPDDDSVLLIARTRRLDEGQVATWEVPSDPAAVAQARTDAVRRLADWELDDDIRFTAELVVSELVTNAIRYGLPPIQLRLIHERAVICEVSDASYTSPRLRRARVFDEGGRGLLLVAQLTQRWGTRYTPTGKTIWADISALTG; this is translated from the coding sequence ATGGTCACCACGGATAGCGGTGGCACGGTGACGGAGTGGGACGAGCGCGCCCATCTGCTGCTCGGCTACCACGCATCCGAAGCCGTGGGACGATCCGCGGCCGAGATGTTCGGCAAGCACGTGTCCCACGAAGCGGACCTGGCTCTCCGAACCCGGACCCGATGGATGGGCACGGCCCCCGTACGGCACCGGGACGGGCACCCGCGCAGCATCTGGCTCCTGGCCAGGCGACTGGACGGCGACCGCGGCGTCGAATGGCTCCTGTCGGCGAGCCCCGCCCCGGATCCCCTCGCCGAGGAGGACCGAACACTCGCGGAGTGGGGGTTCAACCAGTCGCCCCACCACATCGGTCTCTTCGACACCGACTCACGGGTGATGCGGGTCAACACCGCTCTGGAACGCGGCGCGGCCCTTCCCGAGGACCGGCTCCGCGGACTGCTCCCGTCGGAGATCGTGGTGAGCCCGCAGAGCCCGCTCGTCGACCAGGCCATGCGCGAAGTGATCGAAACCGGCGAACAACGGCAGGTGGACACGTACGCCCGGGTGCCGGGCGAGACCCGGGAGCGTGCCTGGGCGGTCTCCATCGCGCCCCTGACGAATCCCGAAGGCGTGGTGTGCGGTGCGAGTCTCACCGCATCCGACCGGACCGAACACTACTGGGCCAGGCGCCGACTCCAGTTGGTCAACGAGGCAGGCAGCCGTATCGGCAGCACCCTGGACATCACCCGCACCGCCCAGGAACTCGTCGACGTGGCCATGCCCCGGTTCACGGACTACGCGGCCGTCGATCTGCTCAGCTTTATCCACCAGGGCGGCGAACCGCCCTCGGGTCCACCGACCGGCCCCGTGCGGATGCGCCGGACGGCCATGGGCTCGGTGAGCAGTGAACTCCCAGACGGCACGCTGCACCCGGGTGATCCGACCGACTACCCCATGGCGTCACCGGTGGCCGAAGCCCTAGCCAGGGGGCGCCCGGCCATGTACGAGATCACCGAGTCCGCTCTCACCCACTGGGCGGTCCACGACCCCGAGCGGGCGACCCGGATCCGTCTCTACGGCGCGCACTCCATCATGGTCGTCCCGATGCGCGCCCGCGGGGTGACCCTGGGAGTGGCGTTGTTCGCGCGCAAGGAGAGCCCGACCCCGTTCCAGTCCGACGACATGCTCCTCGCCGAGGAGATCACGGCCCGAGCGGCCGTGTGCATCGACAACGCCCGCCGCTACGAGCGCGAGCGCCAGACCGCCGTGACCTTGCAGCGCAGCCTGCTCCCGCAGGCACTGCCCGAGCAGGCCGCCCTGGAGATCGCCTCCCGCTATCTGCCGGCCGGTGGCCAGGCGGGCGTCGGCGGCGACTGGTTTGACATCATTCCGCTCTCCGGTGCCAGGGTCGGCCTGGTCGTCGGCGATGTCGTCGGCCACGGCATCCAGGCCGCGGCGACCATGGGACGGCTGCGCGGAGCCGTCCGTACGCTCGCTGACATCGACCTGCCGCCCGACGAACTGCTCACCCATCTCGACGACGTGGTCATCCGACTGGGCGCCGAGGACTTCGCTGCGGAAGCGGAGACCACCGGCGACATCGGGGCCACCTGCCTCTACGCGGTCTACGACCCCGTCGTCGGCCGTTGTTCGATCGCCAGCGCGGGCCACCCCCTACCGGCCGTCGTCCGCCCCGACGGCACCGCCCACACACTCGACGCACCCATCGGCCCTCCACTCGGCCTGGGCGCCCTGCCCTTCGAGACCGCCGAGTTCGACCTTCCGGAGGGCAGCCTTCTCGCCCTCTACACCGACGGTCTGATCGAGGCCCGCAGCCATGACGTGGACGCGGGCCGCGCCACACTGCTCCGCGTGCTCGACTGCCCCGAGGACTCCACGCCCTCACTTGACGACCTCTGCGACGACGCGTTCGCGGCCCTGCTCCCCGATCGCCCCGACGACGACAGCGTTCTTCTGATCGCGCGCACCCGGCGCCTCGACGAAGGCCAGGTCGCCACTTGGGAGGTGCCATCCGATCCGGCTGCGGTTGCGCAGGCCCGTACGGACGCCGTCCGTAGGCTGGCGGATTGGGAACTGGACGACGACATCAGGTTCACCGCAGAGTTGGTGGTGAGCGAGTTGGTCACCAACGCCATCCGCTACGGGCTGCCGCCCATTCAACTGCGTCTCATCCATGAGCGGGCCGTGATCTGTGAGGTGTCCGACGCCAGTTACACCTCCCCGCGGCTGCGGCGGGCGCGCGTCTTCGACGAGGGCGGGCGCGGTCTGCTGCTCGTCGCCCAACTCACCCAGCGTTGGGGCACCCGCTACACGCCCACCGGGAAGACGATCTGGGCTGACATCTCCGCCCTGACCGGCTGA